Proteins encoded together in one Cicer arietinum cultivar CDC Frontier isolate Library 1 chromosome 4, Cicar.CDCFrontier_v2.0, whole genome shotgun sequence window:
- the LOC101492755 gene encoding receptor-like serine/threonine-protein kinase At4g25390, whose protein sequence is MSTSSPPQPNKKQSSTVVSGCSLIFALLHCLRNKKRTTPSFDSDSNPPHPFSYTLLRRATNSFSTLLGHGGFGPVYSGSLPSSGKPIAVKLMDSTSSQGEHEFHNELFFASRLRSNLLVPAIGFSSDHKRRRFLLVYELMHNGNLHDALLRRKLPELMLWKTRFSIILEIAKGIQYLHSCDPPIIHGDIKPSNILLDNYFFAKIADFGLARFKTLPNFEIRKDHELESDGMETESFNTSFDEYEKESAGVVVVGGVKKSGSVKDYVMDWIGKEVKNDELGGCGSGTGSRRGVNSKSKKKLEWWESMDNVGKADMKKEKRRSVREWWKEEHSQEVEKKKKKKKMGGKNSDNWWENERDYDVKKRNSKNRSKKERGSVDSWLSGELRRVGCNNYDSCNNSGEIPKSGGISNSTSPSMRGTVFYVAPENGYSGDVTEKCDVYSFGVLLLVIISGRRPLEVNGDGFTHVLEFKRANLVSWARHCARKGKLLELVDPSVELLLDDDKEKALVCIKIALLCLVKSANRRPSMKDVVGMLSGELEVPQLPHEYSQSPFQFKNLKQGL, encoded by the coding sequence ATGTCCACGTCATCACCACCTCAACCAAACAAGAAACAGAGTTCCACCGTCGTCTCcggttgttctctcatctttgCACTTCTTCACTGCCTCCGGAACAAAAAACGAACCACTCCATCCTTCGATTCCGACTCCAATCCCCCTCATCCTTTCTCCTACACCCTCCTCCGCCGCGCCACAAACTCCTTCTCAACTCTCCTTGGCCATGGCGGCTTTGGTCCCGTCTATTCCGGTTCCCTCCCCTCATCCGGTAAACCCATCGCCGTCAAGCTCATGGACTCTACCTCCTCTCAAGGCGAACACGAATTCCACAACGAACTCTTCTTCGCTTCGAGACTCCGCTCTAACCTCCTCGTTCCCGCCATTGGCTTCTCCTCCGATCACAAACGCCGTCGTTTCCTTCTCGTTTACGAATTAATGCACAACGGTAACCTCCACGACGCACTCCTCCGTCGCAAACTCCCCGAACTCATGCTCTGGAAAACGCGGTTTTCAATAATCCTCGAAATCGCTAAAGGAATTCAATATCTTCATTCATGCGATCCACCAATCATTCACGGTGATATTAAACCTAGTAACATTCTtcttgataattattttttcgcTAAAATCGCCGATTTCGGACTCGCTAGGTTTAAAACACTTCCCAATTTCGAAATCAGAAAAGATCATGAATTGGAAAGTGATGGCATGGAAACTGAGAGTTTCAACACTAGCTTTGATGAATACGAGAAAGAAAGTGctggtgttgttgttgttggtggagTGAAGAAGAGTGGGAGCGTGAAGGATTATGTTATGGATTGGATTGGAAAAGAGGTGAAGAATGATGAATTGGGTGGGTGTGGAAGTGGAACTGGAAGTCGAAGGGGTGTGAACAGTAAAAGTAAGAAGAAATTGGAGTGGTGGGAATCAATGGATAATGTGGGAAAAGCTGATATGAAAAAGGAGAAGAGAAGATCAGTAAGGGAATGGTGGAAGGAGGAACATTCTCAAGAGGttgagaaaaagaagaagaaaaagaaaatgggTGGAAAAAATAGTGATAATTGGTGGGAAAATGAGAGAGATTATGATGTGAAAAAAAGGAATAGTAAAAATCGTTCTAAGAAGGAACGTGGTAGTGTTGATTCGTGGTTGAGTGGTGAGTTAAGGAGAGTTGGTTGTAATAACTATGATTCATGTAATAATAGCGGAGAAATTCCAAAGAGTGGTGGAATAAGCAATAGTACTTCACCAAGTATGAGAGGGACAGTTTTTTATGTTGCTCCTGAAAATGGCTATAGTGGTGATGTAACAGAGAAGTGTGATGTTTATAGTTTTGGGGTGTTATTGCTTGTTATTATTTCTGGGAGGAGGCCACTTGAGGTGAATGGTGATGGATTCACACATGTGTTAGAGTTTAAGAGAGCCAATTTGGTGTCTTGGGCTAGACATTGTGCTCGCAAGGGGAAACTACTTGAACTAGTTGATCCATCTGTTGAGTTGTTGTTGGATGATGATAAAGAGAAGGCTCTTGTATGCATCAAAATTGCATTGCTTTGTTTGGTTAAGTCAGCTAATCGTCGTCCTTCGATGAAAGATGTTGTCGGTATGCTTAGTGGGGAATTGGAGGTACCTCAATTGCCGCATGAGTACTCACAATCTCCGTTTCAATTCAAGAATTTAAAACAAGGCTTGTGA
- the LOC101503286 gene encoding uncharacterized protein, whose translation MKSCGEAVSEQNFVSKVLRSLTPRFDNIVVAIEEAKDLKTMTKDELQSSLEAHEQRMDERGNDKAKAEVALQARFNEKNKKSKGKWPSRGKKNFQNFDGKESQNSRKGEGNSKGGGQDNYKPFDKSTKKCYNCQKLGHFARECRAKPMENHADEAKVARQDMDYDNTVLVMIMEENYGIKEVLDNNCDKRKLLGSNYCSAEKSAITHSEKSAIVTVRDGAQGTNEWYLDSGCSTHMTRRKDWFVKINQATQSRVKFADDTTLAVDGVGDVLIMRRDGGHSLIKDVLYIP comes from the coding sequence ATGAAGTCGTGTGGTGAAGCCGTTTCCGAACAGAATTTTGTGTCGAAGGTATTGCGTTCTTTAACACCAAGATTCGATAATATTGTGGTGGCGATTGAGGAAGCGAAGGATCTCAAGACGATGACGAAAGATGAACTTCAAAGTTCATTGGAAGCTCATGAACAAAGGATGGACGAAAGAGGAAATGATAAAGCCAAAGCGGAAGTTGCTTTGCAAGCCCGTTTCAACGAGAAGAATAAGAAATCGAAAGGGAAATGGCCTTCTAGAGGAAAGAAAAACTTCCAGAATTTTGATGGAAAAGAGTCACAAAATTCAAGGAAAGGTGAGGGCAATTCCAAAGGTGGTGGTCAAGACAACTACAAGCCGTTCGACAAAAGCACCAAGAAGTGTTACAATTGTCAAAAGCTTGGGCATTTCGCAAGAGAGTGTAGAGCGAAACCAATGGAGAATCATGCGGATGAGGCTAAGGTTGCTAGGCAAGACATGGATTATGATAACACGGTTCTTGTAATGATCATGGAAGAGAACTATGGCATTAAAGAGGTGTTGGACAACAACTGTGACAAGAGGAAGTTGCTGGGCAGCAACTATTGCAGTGCAGAAAAATCTGCAATAACGCATTCGGAGAAAAGCGCAATCGTAACAGTTCGAGATGGAGCCCAAGGGACAAATGAGTGGTACTTGGACTCAGGTTGTTCGACACATATGACGAGAAGAAAGGATTGGTTCGTGAAGATCAATCAAGCCACGCAAAGTAGAGTGAAATTCGCGGATGACACGACATTAGCGGTTGACGGTGTCGGTGATGTTTTGATCATGAGAAGGGATGGTGGTCATTCCTTGATCAAAGATGTGTTGTACATTCCATGA